From a region of the Rouxiella sp. S1S-2 genome:
- the clpS gene encoding ATP-dependent Clp protease adapter ClpS, whose translation MGDNQGWQNFEHLAADKQKDELKPPSMYKVILNNDDYTPMEFVIDVLQKFFSYDIERATQLMLTVHYKGKAVCGTYTAEVAETKVAHVNTYAKENEHPLLCTLEKA comes from the coding sequence ATGGGTGACAATCAAGGTTGGCAAAATTTTGAACATTTGGCGGCGGATAAACAAAAGGATGAGCTAAAACCGCCATCTATGTATAAAGTTATATTAAACAACGACGATTACACTCCAATGGAATTTGTGATTGACGTACTGCAAAAGTTCTTTTCTTATGATATTGAACGTGCAACGCAACTGATGCTTACAGTGCACTACAAAGGCAAGGCCGTATGCGGTACTTACACCGCAGAAGTGGCCGAAACCAAAGTCGCACATGTGAATACCTACGCCAAGGAGAACGAGCATCCGTTGCTGTGTACGCTGGAAAAAGCCTGA
- the cspD gene encoding cold shock-like protein CspD — protein sequence METGTVKWFNNAKGFGFICPLGGGEDIFAHYSTIKMEGYRTLKAGQQVSFDVHEGPKGNHASIIIPVESEVVA from the coding sequence ATGGAGACGGGTACTGTTAAATGGTTCAATAATGCTAAGGGCTTTGGTTTTATCTGTCCTTTGGGCGGCGGCGAAGACATATTCGCCCATTACTCCACCATAAAAATGGAGGGCTACCGAACGCTAAAAGCGGGGCAACAGGTCAGTTTTGACGTTCATGAAGGCCCCAAAGGAAACCATGCCAGCATTATCATACCTGTGGAGTCTGAAGTGGTCGCCTGA
- a CDS encoding VirK/YbjX family protein, whose protein sequence is MWNKPAYRFKFLIRSLAYPRATLRVMNQLANHPLREEILRAQPTLPCKVHRPYLAVNMTREQHVSGLCDHYRFVRERMPLPMQMAHLNKAPLKIASFRGKDESTYCISMNAYQRLDKEGEITLSFINDAGTALANVTFSFINYDSQPTLFIGAIQGPAQDVDHQHIQQATKACHGLFPKRILMEAALLLAEKMNMKQVFAVGNKTHIYESPRYNKRKQYFFADYDAFWETLGAHRHDNGYFHFPAQVAHKSLADIASKKRAEYRRRYELLDDMETQIRHRFAHTQSYQ, encoded by the coding sequence ATGTGGAATAAGCCCGCGTATCGCTTTAAGTTTTTAATCCGAAGCCTAGCCTATCCTCGCGCCACACTGCGAGTCATGAATCAGCTTGCAAATCACCCACTCAGGGAGGAAATACTGCGGGCCCAGCCGACACTGCCCTGCAAAGTGCACAGGCCATACCTGGCGGTAAACATGACACGTGAACAGCATGTCAGTGGACTGTGCGACCACTACCGCTTTGTTCGCGAGCGTATGCCGCTTCCAATGCAAATGGCGCACTTGAATAAAGCCCCGCTAAAAATTGCCTCGTTTCGCGGAAAAGACGAGTCAACATATTGTATTAGCATGAATGCTTATCAACGACTCGATAAAGAAGGGGAGATCACGCTTTCGTTTATTAATGATGCAGGTACCGCGTTAGCCAACGTGACCTTCTCATTTATAAATTACGACAGTCAGCCTACTTTATTTATTGGGGCAATTCAGGGACCGGCTCAGGATGTCGATCACCAGCATATTCAGCAGGCAACCAAAGCCTGCCATGGACTTTTTCCAAAAAGAATTCTAATGGAAGCCGCACTGCTTTTGGCTGAAAAAATGAATATGAAACAAGTCTTTGCTGTCGGTAATAAAACCCATATTTATGAAAGCCCGCGTTATAACAAACGTAAGCAGTATTTTTTTGCCGATTATGACGCTTTCTGGGAAACGCTCGGCGCGCACAGGCACGATAACGGTTATTTCCATTTTCCGGCACAGGTGGCGCATAAATCACTGGCCGATATTGCCAGTAAAAAACGGGCGGAATATCGTCGTCGCTATGAGCTACTCGACGACATGGAAACGCAAATTCGTCATCGTTTTGCTCACACTCAGTCATACCAGTAA